The DNA sequence TATGAGGATGGGTGGTAGCGCTTGTCAAAGATCCATCAGGGACATAGGGAGCGACTAAAGGAAAAATTTCGTACGAATGGGCTTGGCGGATTTGCACCTCATGAGATGCTGGAATTTTTGCTTTTTTATTCTGTACCCCGCAGAGATACCAATGAAATCGGCCATGAGCTGATCAATACTTTCAGTTCGATTTCAGGGGTATTTGATGCTCCATATAATATGCTAACCGATATACCGGGAATAGGCGATGAATCAGCCACTTTGATTAAGTTGATTCCGGAACTGTGCCGGGTCTATCTGGACGATATGTATGCAGTGAGCAACAAAAATGTAATCAATGACCATGTGGCAGCCAAAGATTATGTAAAAAGCAAATTTTTGGGCAGAACCAATGAAGAGGTTCTTTTAATTTGCTTAGGCTATAATAAAAAGGTGTTGCTTTGCACCAAGATTGCCGAAGGTTCAATGGAGAGAGTAGCAATTACACCCAGTGAGGTGGTTAAAACAGCACTTAAGGTTAACAGCGTGACAGCGATGTTGGCCCATAACCATCCGGGGGGCTTCTGTTTGCCCTCTCAGGCGGATATGTTCACGACTCGGCAGATTTTAAAGGCTCTGAAATTTGTGAATATTCAGCTGATTGATCACATTATCGTGGGCAGTGACGGTGTTTATTCCATGGAAGAAAAGGGCATGTTTCCACCGCACAATGTGGTGTAACTGCCCAAACGGCCTGGCGGTTTCGGTAAAATCCAGCGTATAGTTAATTTGCTTTCAAACTATTTCAAAGACTGTTTAAAATGAGATTGGTATAAGTGAGGTTTGTTTATGATTGTAAAACCAAAAATGCGGGGATTTATTTGCACCACTGCCCATCCGGAGGGATGTGCCGCCAATGTCCGGGAGCAGGTGGCGTATGTTCAGGGGCAGAAGCCTATTGATGGCCCCAAAAGAGTGCTGGTGGTGGGTTCCTCCACCGGATATGGTCTGGCTTCCCGTATAGCTGCTTCATTTGGCTGCGGTGCTGAATCCGTGGGCATTTATTTTGAAAAGCCCGGTTCAGGCAACAGGACTGCCTCAGCCGGCTGGTATAACAACCAAGCTTTTGAGCAGGAGGCACAGGCCGCCGGGCTGACAGCCGTTGGAATCAATGGTGATGCTTATTCCAAGGAAGTGAAGGAGCAGGCCATTCAGGCAATCCGGGAGCAGCTTTCCGGTGGTCAGGTGGATATGGTTATCTATTCCCTTGCTTCTCCC is a window from the Oscillospiraceae bacterium MB08-C2-2 genome containing:
- the radC gene encoding DNA repair protein RadC — translated: MSKIHQGHRERLKEKFRTNGLGGFAPHEMLEFLLFYSVPRRDTNEIGHELINTFSSISGVFDAPYNMLTDIPGIGDESATLIKLIPELCRVYLDDMYAVSNKNVINDHVAAKDYVKSKFLGRTNEEVLLICLGYNKKVLLCTKIAEGSMERVAITPSEVVKTALKVNSVTAMLAHNHPGGFCLPSQADMFTTRQILKALKFVNIQLIDHIIVGSDGVYSMEEKGMFPPHNVV